In Anaerolineales bacterium, a genomic segment contains:
- a CDS encoding multicopper oxidase domain-containing protein, with protein sequence MTNLTNPSRRRFLKGAALVGAAAVTGASQLIRSPLTSLTTPKTLVRAQGDHPLNTMSADLPAVNSSITLHTPHVIKEIAPGVLTELWTYESSSPGPHLHVKEGEEVAFTLINDSGAMAHSIDFHAALLPWDKYYQSVPAGEQASFTWTPPYPGVYMYHCGTPPVLMHLGNGMHGAIIVQPKNGWAEPAREYVLVQHEYYLGEADEQGVQRGDFGKMSAATPDYVVFNGYANQYVDAPLAADPGELIRIHVCNCGPSHWSAFHVIGTLFEAAYADGNPANKQVGMQTVTIPPGGGYTVEMRIPDEGLYPFVTHSFAYTGLGALGVIKVGNPPAVGGASH encoded by the coding sequence ATGACGAACCTCACGAATCCAAGCCGCCGCCGTTTTTTGAAAGGCGCGGCGTTGGTGGGTGCAGCGGCGGTGACCGGCGCGTCCCAACTGATTCGCTCCCCTCTGACGTCACTTACCACCCCCAAGACACTCGTCCGCGCCCAGGGGGACCACCCGCTGAACACGATGAGCGCCGATCTACCGGCAGTGAATAGCAGCATCACCCTCCATACCCCCCATGTCATTAAAGAGATCGCCCCCGGTGTGCTGACCGAACTGTGGACGTATGAAAGCAGCAGCCCCGGACCGCACTTGCATGTCAAAGAGGGTGAGGAAGTCGCCTTCACCTTGATCAACGACTCCGGCGCCATGGCGCACAGCATCGATTTTCATGCCGCGCTGCTCCCCTGGGACAAATACTATCAATCCGTGCCAGCGGGCGAGCAAGCATCCTTTACCTGGACGCCGCCCTATCCGGGCGTCTATATGTACCACTGCGGGACGCCGCCCGTCTTGATGCATTTAGGGAATGGGATGCACGGGGCGATCATCGTCCAGCCAAAAAATGGGTGGGCAGAACCCGCCCGCGAATATGTCCTTGTGCAGCACGAATATTACCTCGGTGAAGCCGACGAACAGGGCGTCCAGCGCGGCGATTTCGGCAAGATGAGCGCCGCCACGCCGGATTACGTCGTGTTCAACGGTTATGCCAACCAGTATGTGGATGCCCCGCTGGCTGCCGATCCGGGCGAGTTGATTCGCATCCATGTCTGCAACTGTGGTCCCTCCCACTGGAGCGCCTTCCATGTGATCGGGACGCTGTTTGAGGCGGCTTACGCCGATGGCAATCCGGCAAACAAACAGGTGGGGATGCAGACTGTGACCATTCCCCCGGGCGGTGGCTACACGGTGGAAATGCGCATCCCCGACGAAGGATTGTACCCCTTTGTGACCCACAGTTTCGCCTACACCGGGCTAGGAGCATTGGGCGTGATCAAAGTGGGCAACCCGCCAGCCGTTGGGGGCGCATCCCATTAG
- a CDS encoding carboxylate-amine ligase has product MVQPPLTIGIEEEYMIVDAQTRALSSSVTEMLEKGRELIGDQLKAEFMQSQIEIGTRVCRDVAEAQGELIRLRRTVNEIASQYGKRIAAAATHPFSEVHGQNITQAERYQDLMNDLQYVGRRLLIFGMHIHLGFGTDDASRELTIDIMNQLRYFLPHILALSTSSPFWHGRNTGLKSYRCVIFENLPRTGIPPIFTSYHEYDHMVDVFAKVGSLSKGGLKDPSRIWWDVRPSPRFGTLEIRAADVCTTVEESICIAAVVQAITAKLLKLRGGNQSWRLYRTEFIKENKWRASRYGIEGELVDFGKEEAVPVPQLWEEILELVDDVVDDLGTRSEVAYVRTILQNGTSADRQLATYYQALDDGCTNEEALKLVVDRLVTETIPDPAE; this is encoded by the coding sequence ATGGTACAGCCCCCCTTAACAATTGGCATTGAAGAAGAATACATGATCGTAGACGCCCAAACGCGGGCACTCTCCTCGTCTGTCACGGAGATGTTGGAGAAGGGGCGGGAACTCATTGGTGACCAACTGAAGGCAGAGTTCATGCAATCTCAAATTGAGATTGGGACACGGGTCTGCCGTGATGTTGCCGAGGCACAGGGGGAACTTATCCGGCTGCGGCGGACGGTGAACGAGATTGCCAGCCAGTATGGGAAGCGCATCGCCGCCGCCGCCACGCACCCCTTTTCCGAAGTACACGGGCAGAACATCACCCAAGCCGAGCGCTACCAAGACCTGATGAACGACCTTCAATATGTGGGGCGGCGTTTGCTCATCTTTGGGATGCACATCCATCTGGGCTTTGGCACAGACGATGCCTCCCGCGAGCTAACCATCGATATTATGAATCAACTGCGCTATTTCTTGCCCCACATCCTCGCCCTTTCCACCAGTTCTCCCTTTTGGCATGGGCGCAACACCGGGCTGAAAAGCTACCGCTGCGTGATCTTTGAAAATCTCCCCCGCACCGGTATTCCGCCCATTTTTACCAGTTATCATGAATACGATCACATGGTCGATGTCTTTGCGAAGGTCGGCTCACTCTCGAAGGGGGGCTTGAAAGACCCCTCCCGCATTTGGTGGGATGTCCGCCCCTCGCCACGTTTTGGGACGCTGGAAATTCGCGCCGCCGATGTTTGCACAACGGTGGAGGAATCGATCTGCATCGCCGCCGTCGTCCAAGCGATCACGGCGAAGCTGCTCAAACTACGGGGGGGAAACCAATCGTGGCGGCTTTACCGCACCGAGTTTATCAAAGAGAACAAGTGGCGGGCGTCGCGCTATGGCATAGAGGGGGAGTTGGTCGATTTTGGCAAGGAAGAAGCTGTTCCTGTGCCGCAGTTGTGGGAGGAAATCCTCGAACTTGTCGATGATGTCGTCGATGACCTCGGCACGCGCAGCGAGGTGGCGTATGTGCGGACAATTTTGCAAAACGGCACCAGCGCAGATCGCCAGCTTGCCACGTACTATCAGGCGTTGGACGATGGCTGCACAAATGAAGAAGCGCTCAAACTCGTCGTGGATCGTTTGGTGACGGAGACTATCCCCGACCCTGCCGAGTGA
- a CDS encoding HAD-IC family P-type ATPase, giving the protein MTAPITVQGLTESEVLARRERGQGNNVELKTGRSYAQIFRQNTFTFINNILFFIGAVLVSLGRFTDAVVSVGLIVVNISIGVYQESRAKRQLDQIALLTRPQITVIRDGAEKTVDPSELVVGDLIVLRAGDQIVVDGTLVGEGKIDVDESLLTGESDLVGKRAGDAVMSGSFVVNGSAQFEAQKVGAESYAYKIATSARTFKIQKTPLQKDVDFFVRLLMAMAAFIGFLLFVSAILYQVPLVRSVQMAAVTAGIIPNGLFLMIIVAYALGILRIVGRGALVQQTNSVESLSNVNILCMDKTGTLTANKIHYASVEPLNGDKESLLAILGAFAHSATANNKTGEAVAAALSGAALSLREEVPFSSALKWSAMIFQGESADHPHLKGAYFLGAWEMLRPAMIHLGEEALKATEAKIAAYSGEGLRVVTFAHAPEAITLLDQKGLPALPPRLTPLGIVTFTDELRPHLQETLKGFAAAGVRLKIISGDNPETVAALAKQAGLPGDLKAISGTDLAAMDDVAFDTAAEENTVFGRITPQQKERLVGSLLSRKHYVAMIGDGVNDVLSLKKANLGIAMQSGSAATRGVADIVLLNDSFQALPPALLEGQRIVSGMYDVLRLFLSRAGFVSLLILACAVVGAGFPYIPTHVSLLTLLTVGIPTFFLAAWARPEVPKIRLTKAVALFVIPSAVTVSLFGLIVYLVFYLGVYQGQLNFDLRPTDTATFQRYVSAAPQLSANEEVPLEKAGFVARTALTTFTILTGLLLLIFVEPPIPFFVGGDTLSPDKRPTILAAIMALSYGVIATLEPTRRFFELIVLPPAHYLLIGGIVLIWVIIQRWVWRWHIFERFFGLPIENMGEEGGRRM; this is encoded by the coding sequence ATGACAGCACCGATTACCGTACAAGGGCTAACCGAGAGCGAAGTTCTCGCCCGACGCGAGCGTGGGCAAGGCAACAACGTTGAGTTAAAGACGGGGCGTTCCTATGCCCAAATTTTCCGCCAGAATACTTTCACCTTCATCAACAATATTCTCTTTTTTATCGGTGCTGTGCTGGTTTCGTTGGGGCGCTTCACCGATGCCGTCGTCAGCGTCGGCTTGATTGTTGTCAATATTTCCATCGGGGTCTATCAAGAATCGCGGGCGAAACGGCAACTTGACCAGATTGCCCTGCTTACCCGCCCCCAAATCACCGTGATCCGCGATGGGGCAGAAAAGACGGTAGACCCCTCCGAACTCGTTGTTGGCGATCTGATCGTCCTACGGGCGGGCGATCAGATCGTTGTCGATGGCACCCTTGTTGGCGAGGGCAAGATTGATGTTGATGAGTCCCTTCTGACGGGCGAATCTGACCTTGTGGGGAAACGCGCAGGCGATGCCGTGATGTCGGGGAGTTTCGTCGTGAATGGCAGCGCCCAGTTCGAGGCGCAGAAGGTCGGCGCAGAAAGTTACGCCTACAAAATTGCCACCAGCGCCCGCACCTTTAAAATCCAAAAGACGCCGCTCCAAAAGGATGTCGATTTTTTCGTCCGCTTGCTCATGGCGATGGCGGCGTTTATCGGCTTTTTGCTATTCGTCTCCGCCATACTCTACCAAGTCCCCCTAGTGCGCAGCGTCCAGATGGCGGCGGTCACGGCGGGCATTATCCCCAACGGGCTGTTTTTGATGATCATCGTCGCCTATGCGCTTGGCATTTTGCGCATCGTCGGGCGGGGGGCGCTTGTGCAGCAAACAAATTCGGTAGAATCGCTGAGCAACGTGAATATCCTGTGTATGGATAAAACAGGGACGCTCACCGCGAACAAAATTCATTACGCCTCGGTTGAACCGCTTAACGGCGATAAAGAGTCACTGCTGGCGATCCTCGGTGCTTTTGCCCACAGCGCCACCGCTAACAACAAAACGGGTGAGGCAGTCGCCGCCGCGCTCAGCGGGGCAGCCTTGTCGCTGCGGGAGGAAGTCCCCTTTTCCTCTGCGCTCAAGTGGAGCGCGATGATCTTTCAGGGGGAGTCAGCCGATCATCCGCATCTGAAGGGCGCATATTTCCTCGGCGCGTGGGAAATGCTCCGTCCGGCGATGATCCACCTCGGTGAGGAGGCACTCAAGGCAACTGAGGCAAAAATCGCCGCTTATTCGGGGGAGGGTTTGCGGGTGGTCACTTTTGCCCATGCGCCAGAGGCGATAACTCTCCTCGATCAGAAGGGGTTGCCTGCCCTGCCCCCACGCCTAACACCTCTTGGAATCGTCACCTTTACCGATGAACTTCGCCCACACCTTCAGGAAACGCTCAAGGGCTTTGCCGCTGCGGGCGTGCGCCTGAAGATCATCAGCGGGGATAACCCCGAAACGGTGGCGGCGCTGGCAAAACAGGCGGGGCTTCCCGGTGATCTGAAGGCGATCAGCGGGACGGACTTGGCGGCGATGGATGATGTTGCCTTTGACACTGCCGCCGAGGAAAACACCGTCTTTGGGCGGATCACGCCGCAGCAGAAAGAGCGCCTTGTGGGGTCGCTTTTGAGCCGCAAGCACTATGTCGCCATGATCGGGGACGGCGTGAACGATGTCCTTTCGCTGAAAAAGGCAAATTTGGGAATCGCTATGCAAAGCGGGAGCGCCGCCACGCGGGGCGTTGCCGATATTGTCTTGCTGAACGATTCCTTTCAGGCGCTTCCGCCCGCACTTTTGGAGGGTCAGCGCATCGTCAGCGGGATGTACGATGTGCTGCGCTTGTTCCTCTCGCGGGCGGGGTTTGTCAGCTTGCTGATCCTCGCTTGTGCTGTGGTGGGGGCGGGTTTTCCCTACATTCCGACCCATGTCTCGTTGTTGACACTGCTCACTGTTGGCATCCCGACCTTTTTCCTTGCGGCGTGGGCGCGTCCCGAAGTGCCGAAAATCCGCCTGACGAAAGCGGTGGCGCTGTTCGTCATCCCCTCGGCAGTCACCGTTTCACTCTTTGGCTTGATCGTCTACCTTGTCTTTTACCTCGGCGTCTATCAGGGGCAGTTGAATTTTGACCTCCGCCCGACGGATACGGCAACCTTCCAACGCTATGTGAGCGCCGCTCCGCAGCTTTCCGCGAATGAAGAAGTCCCCCTTGAAAAAGCGGGGTTCGTCGCCCGCACCGCCCTAACCACCTTCACCATCCTCACCGGACTGCTGCTGCTGATCTTCGTTGAGCCGCCGATTCCCTTTTTCGTGGGGGGGGATACGCTCAGCCCAGATAAGCGCCCAACGATCCTCGCCGCGATTATGGCGCTGAGCTACGGGGTGATCGCCACCCTTGAACCGACGCGCCGTTTCTTTGAGTTGATCGTCTTGCCGCCCGCGCACTACCTTTTAATTGGGGGAATCGTCCTGATTTGGGTGATCATCCAGCGGTGGGTGTGGCGCTGGCATATCTTTGAGCGGTTCTTCGGCTTGCCCATTGAGAACATGGGGGAAGAGGGGGGGCGACGAATGTGA
- the murA gene encoding UDP-N-acetylglucosamine 1-carboxyvinyltransferase, whose protein sequence is MAQFIIEGGHPLNGEVEVGGNKNAVLKLMAACLLTDEPMTLTNVPAIGDVRVMLDILRGLGAAADWTGERRLLIHAHNLHTHKVNPALAAKMRASIVLAGALLGRLGAVELAPPGGDMIGRRRLDTHVIALQKLGASIDAGSGFSMNADGLRGAEIVLDEASVTATENAIMAAALARGTSVIHNAACEPHVQDLCRMIVKMGGQIDGIGSNRITIQGVEKLGGCEFRVGADYLEVGSYIGAAAVTGGEVRIKRADPQHLTMIDLVLRRLGVNLLVEGEDVLIRRGQPLAILPDLGNRIPTIKAQPWPAFPSDLLSVMLLIATQSAGAVLFHEWMYDGRLYFTDRLVSMGARIVLCDPHRALVQGPTALRGGLTISSPDIRAGITLLLAALCARGVTTIGNVEHIDRGYEHIEAKLTRLGAVIERVQDERG, encoded by the coding sequence ATGGCACAATTCATCATAGAGGGGGGACACCCCCTGAACGGCGAGGTTGAGGTGGGCGGGAACAAAAACGCCGTCCTCAAGCTGATGGCAGCATGTCTGCTGACCGATGAGCCGATGACGTTGACCAACGTCCCCGCCATTGGTGATGTGCGCGTCATGCTCGATATTCTGCGCGGGTTAGGGGCAGCCGCCGATTGGACGGGCGAACGCCGACTGCTGATCCACGCCCACAACCTACACACCCACAAAGTGAATCCGGCGCTTGCGGCGAAAATGCGGGCGTCTATCGTCCTTGCCGGCGCACTTTTGGGGCGTTTGGGGGCGGTGGAACTTGCCCCGCCCGGTGGGGATATGATCGGGCGGCGGCGCTTGGATACACATGTCATTGCCCTCCAAAAACTTGGCGCGTCCATTGACGCAGGCAGCGGCTTTAGCATGAACGCCGATGGTCTGCGCGGGGCGGAAATTGTCCTTGACGAGGCAAGCGTCACCGCCACCGAAAACGCGATCATGGCGGCGGCGCTGGCACGGGGGACAAGCGTGATCCACAACGCCGCCTGCGAACCACACGTTCAAGACCTCTGCCGGATGATCGTCAAGATGGGCGGGCAGATCGACGGGATCGGCTCAAACCGGATCACCATTCAGGGTGTGGAAAAACTGGGTGGCTGCGAATTTCGCGTTGGGGCAGATTACCTTGAGGTGGGCAGCTACATCGGCGCGGCGGCGGTGACGGGCGGTGAGGTGCGCATCAAACGCGCCGACCCGCAGCACCTAACGATGATTGATCTCGTCCTGCGGCGTTTAGGCGTCAATCTCCTTGTTGAAGGGGAGGATGTCCTCATCCGGCGGGGGCAGCCACTGGCGATTCTCCCTGATTTGGGCAACCGCATCCCCACGATCAAAGCACAGCCGTGGCCCGCCTTCCCCTCCGATTTGCTCAGCGTCATGCTGCTGATTGCCACCCAATCTGCCGGCGCGGTGTTATTCCACGAATGGATGTACGATGGGCGGCTCTATTTCACGGATCGTCTCGTCAGCATGGGGGCGCGGATCGTCCTGTGCGATCCACATCGGGCGCTTGTGCAAGGACCTACCGCCCTTCGCGGCGGGCTGACGATCAGCAGTCCCGATATTCGGGCGGGGATCACTTTGCTCTTAGCGGCACTCTGTGCGCGGGGGGTGACGACGATTGGTAATGTGGAGCATATTGATCGCGGCTACGAGCATATTGAGGCAAAACTGACCCGCTTAGGGGCAGTTATTGAGCGCGTTCAGGATGAGCGGGGGTAG
- the fsa gene encoding fructose-6-phosphate aldolase, whose protein sequence is MKVWLDTANLDEIREGVSWGVVRGVTTNPTHIANAGVTNFRDHILRIIDLVEGPVSAEVVSTDWEGMVREAEQIARWSPHVVVKIPTIIEGLKAMKVVKTFATINATLIFTSNQAYMAAAAGAHYVSPFINRLDVISQDGMQLVRDCVQIFKNYGWNTEVVSASIRTVRQVQECLLVGSQIVTMPLSILRQMMDHPLTEIGLKMFLDDWAKVAPLLAQGENA, encoded by the coding sequence ATGAAGGTGTGGCTGGATACGGCAAACTTAGACGAGATTCGAGAAGGCGTATCGTGGGGGGTGGTGCGCGGGGTGACAACAAACCCCACCCACATTGCCAACGCAGGTGTCACCAATTTTCGGGATCATATTCTGCGGATCATCGATCTTGTAGAGGGACCGGTGAGCGCCGAAGTGGTCAGCACGGATTGGGAAGGGATGGTACGCGAGGCGGAACAGATCGCCCGCTGGTCGCCGCACGTCGTCGTCAAAATCCCCACAATTATTGAGGGGCTGAAGGCGATGAAGGTCGTCAAAACGTTTGCCACGATCAACGCGACGCTGATTTTTACCTCCAATCAGGCATATATGGCGGCGGCGGCGGGGGCGCATTACGTCTCGCCCTTCATCAACCGCTTGGACGTGATCAGCCAAGATGGGATGCAGTTGGTGCGCGATTGTGTCCAGATTTTCAAGAATTACGGGTGGAACACCGAGGTTGTCTCTGCCAGCATCCGCACCGTTCGGCAAGTTCAAGAGTGCTTATTGGTCGGCTCGCAGATTGTGACCATGCCGCTCAGCATCTTGCGACAGATGATGGATCACCCGCTCACCGAGATTGGGCTGAAGATGTTCCTCGATGACTGGGCAAAAGTTGCCCCCCTGTTGGCGCAAGGGGAGAACGCCTAG
- the larA gene encoding nickel-dependent lactate racemase, translating into MTMTIPYGKTHLDLALPPDADVTILQPHATPPAPDAAEAVRAALESVDWARHTGARSAAIAINDKTRPVPHDVLLPPLLEKLHAIGIPRERVIFCIANGSHPPMTPDEYGMILPAAIHSRYRIISHNVDDEEKIIRLGLTRFGSVVSINRAYFEANLKIVVGNVEPHQFAGFSGGVKSAVIGLAGWDTITKNHQMMTHPQAGLGLYDENPVRQDIEDMGRVVGIHLALNVVMNGQKEIVQVFCGTPDRVMRMAIPLVRQVYELPVSAPFDIVIASPGGHPKDLNIYQAQKALGHAVKVSREGGAVILAAACTEGSGSKKYEAFLAALAPQDRTHERVIATFTAQGYRVGPHKAYQIARDSLNRRVIWITDLPDPDFYLMESTLTLREALRRVYPDCGKRIAVIPYANATIPTVQK; encoded by the coding sequence ATGACGATGACCATCCCCTATGGCAAAACACATCTTGATCTGGCGCTCCCACCAGACGCCGATGTGACGATTCTTCAGCCCCACGCCACGCCCCCCGCACCAGATGCGGCGGAAGCCGTCCGCGCCGCGCTGGAATCGGTGGATTGGGCGCGGCACACTGGCGCACGTTCGGCGGCAATCGCTATCAACGACAAAACCCGTCCCGTCCCGCATGATGTGCTGCTCCCGCCGCTCTTGGAGAAGCTGCACGCTATCGGCATTCCCCGCGAACGGGTGATCTTTTGCATTGCCAACGGCAGCCACCCCCCCATGACTCCCGACGAATACGGGATGATCCTTCCCGCCGCCATTCACAGCCGCTACCGCATCATCAGCCACAATGTCGATGACGAGGAGAAGATCATCCGGCTTGGTCTGACGCGCTTCGGAAGTGTCGTCTCCATCAACCGCGCCTATTTTGAGGCGAACCTAAAGATTGTGGTGGGAAATGTTGAACCGCATCAGTTCGCCGGCTTCAGCGGGGGGGTGAAATCCGCCGTGATCGGGCTTGCCGGATGGGACACAATCACGAAAAACCATCAGATGATGACTCACCCCCAAGCGGGCTTAGGTCTTTATGACGAGAATCCCGTCCGCCAAGATATTGAGGACATGGGTCGGGTGGTGGGAATTCACCTTGCCCTGAATGTTGTCATGAATGGGCAGAAAGAGATCGTGCAGGTCTTTTGCGGGACGCCGGATCGCGTCATGCGCATGGCGATTCCCCTCGTCCGGCAGGTCTACGAACTTCCCGTCTCCGCGCCCTTTGATATTGTCATTGCCAGCCCGGGCGGGCATCCCAAAGACCTGAACATCTATCAGGCGCAGAAGGCGCTTGGTCATGCTGTGAAGGTCAGCCGCGAGGGGGGGGCGGTGATCCTCGCCGCCGCCTGTACAGAGGGGTCGGGGAGCAAAAAGTACGAGGCATTCCTTGCCGCGCTTGCCCCCCAAGACCGCACCCATGAACGGGTGATCGCCACCTTCACCGCGCAAGGCTACCGTGTCGGACCACACAAGGCGTACCAGATTGCCCGTGACAGCCTGAACCGGCGGGTCATTTGGATCACCGATCTGCCCGATCCAGATTTTTACTTAATGGAGAGTACACTCACCCTTCGCGAGGCGCTGCGGCGGGTGTACCCCGATTGTGGCAAGCGGATCGCAGTGATTCCCTATGCCAATGCAACGATTCCAACCGTACAAAAATAA
- a CDS encoding alpha/beta fold hydrolase, which yields MPLELQRGGESVFFPGKAAGGIGCLVVHGITASPQEIYWLAEHLAKGGHTVFAPRHPGHATHPRDIKRMRWQDWYYGVLDGYHMLRRLCDQVVVVGFSMGGLLALHLAAEQALARLVVIAAPLVLDSPTWLPFLARPFGLTLLTFDREADPMHHRILAMQRERGEPTTGRVAYYQHSAAGIVQLLRLGQAVSPLLGSIRSPTLLIYSEKDDAVPFRNMALLQSKLTASAGVETLTLHESKHIITSDIEYEQVYSAVAQFVGKASQP from the coding sequence ATGCCACTTGAACTACAACGCGGCGGCGAATCAGTGTTTTTCCCCGGCAAGGCGGCGGGCGGAATAGGCTGTTTGGTGGTGCATGGGATCACTGCCTCGCCCCAAGAAATCTACTGGTTGGCGGAACACCTTGCCAAAGGGGGGCATACGGTGTTTGCCCCACGCCACCCCGGACACGCCACCCATCCCCGCGATATAAAACGGATGCGCTGGCAGGATTGGTACTATGGTGTCTTGGATGGCTATCACATGCTCCGTCGCCTGTGCGATCAGGTCGTTGTCGTTGGCTTTTCGATGGGCGGCTTGTTGGCGCTGCACCTTGCCGCTGAACAAGCGCTTGCCCGTTTGGTGGTGATTGCCGCGCCACTCGTCTTGGATAGCCCCACATGGCTGCCCTTCCTTGCCCGCCCCTTTGGGCTAACACTCCTCACGTTTGACCGCGAGGCTGATCCGATGCACCACCGCATTTTGGCGATGCAGCGTGAACGGGGCGAACCAACCACCGGACGGGTTGCCTACTACCAGCACAGTGCGGCGGGCATTGTCCAACTGCTGCGCTTGGGGCAGGCGGTCTCGCCGCTGCTCGGCAGTATTCGCAGCCCCACCTTGCTGATTTACTCTGAAAAGGATGATGCCGTTCCTTTTCGGAACATGGCGCTCCTCCAAAGCAAGCTGACGGCAAGCGCGGGCGTAGAAACGCTGACCCTCCACGAAAGCAAGCATATCATCACCAGCGATATTGAATATGAGCAGGTTTATTCGGCAGTGGCGCAGTTTGTAGGGAAAGCCTCCCAACCCTAA
- a CDS encoding extracellular solute-binding protein — protein MIPFSRRLLLILTAISLTMVAVGVTARPAFAQRLVRVWYTLSDEALIGAWIGAYETAREGRVKIEARPVQLHQMEALLLSETTLPDALIAPSDLAGRLIHARLLTQLDIKIVPDFRAQIIPSAWETVSYDARTVGIPLLMEGTLLFYNRALVTGDLPTTDDALFAAAKTYEAGGKIGLALTLGVYPTAGIYNAFGGIIINDSGVNQLSVGTAFRDYLSYLRALRGAAGIALNGGREGFKAGNTAFALDSSWTLGNYAAALGDRLGVLALPTVKGAIWRPFVRTQALYVRLGAVQGDAALDFARFITEQDAQSLAAKAGAIPVNPVVGKDDPLLAAIHAQFEQGISLPNRYEMSAYWAPLADAVSDAYFGDDPLPAILARTIRAVDDRLLHLPR, from the coding sequence ATGATACCCTTCTCTCGCCGCTTACTTTTGATTCTCACCGCGATCAGCCTGACGATGGTTGCCGTTGGCGTCACAGCACGCCCCGCCTTTGCCCAACGCCTTGTGCGGGTATGGTACACCCTGTCTGATGAGGCGCTCATAGGGGCATGGATCGGCGCTTACGAGACCGCCCGCGAAGGGCGGGTGAAAATTGAGGCACGCCCGGTACAACTTCATCAGATGGAGGCGCTGCTCCTAAGCGAGACGACCCTCCCTGATGCGCTCATTGCCCCCTCTGATCTCGCCGGGCGCCTGATTCATGCCCGTTTGCTCACCCAATTGGATATTAAAATCGTCCCCGACTTCCGCGCCCAGATCATCCCTAGCGCATGGGAAACGGTCTCTTATGATGCCCGCACGGTGGGGATTCCGCTGCTGATGGAGGGGACGCTTCTTTTCTACAACCGCGCCCTCGTCACCGGCGACCTGCCCACCACCGATGACGCCTTGTTCGCCGCCGCCAAAACCTATGAGGCGGGAGGGAAAATAGGTCTGGCACTGACGCTTGGCGTCTACCCCACAGCGGGAATCTACAACGCCTTTGGGGGGATCATTATCAACGACTCAGGGGTGAACCAACTGAGCGTGGGGACGGCATTCCGCGATTACCTCAGCTACCTACGGGCGCTGCGCGGGGCGGCGGGGATTGCCCTGAACGGCGGGCGCGAGGGATTCAAGGCGGGCAACACCGCCTTTGCACTCGATTCGTCGTGGACGCTTGGGAACTATGCTGCCGCGTTAGGCGATAGGCTAGGGGTGCTGGCGCTGCCAACGGTGAAGGGGGCGATATGGCGTCCTTTTGTGCGTACCCAAGCGCTTTACGTGCGCTTGGGTGCGGTGCAGGGTGATGCTGCGCTCGATTTCGCCCGCTTCATTACGGAGCAAGACGCCCAATCGCTGGCGGCGAAAGCGGGTGCTATCCCAGTGAATCCGGTTGTGGGGAAAGACGATCCGCTGCTTGCGGCAATCCACGCGCAGTTTGAACAGGGGATTTCGCTGCCCAACCGCTATGAGATGAGCGCCTATTGGGCGCCGCTTGCCGATGCCGTCTCCGATGCCTATTTCGGGGATGATCCCCTGCCAGCGATCTTGGCTCGAACCATCCGCGCCGTTGATGATCGGCTGCTGCACCTGCCCCGCTAA